Proteins encoded within one genomic window of Halorussus salilacus:
- the hmgB gene encoding hydroxymethylglutaryl-CoA synthase: MTAVGIDAIEIWTGKLTLDLPNTFAPQKGEDPEKYTKGLGLNASSFPDAHEDIVTMGANAAKRLMERKGLTPDDIGRIDVATESAFDNSKPVSTYIAGCLEQVYGEDFHHANKGERKFACIAGTQSLDDAYNWIKAGRNRGRAALVVATDTALYARGDPGEATQGAGAVAMLIDEDPSLVELSTHQGYGSADETDFLKPNQQFPSVDGKRSMQVYLARMREALEDYESVAGDSHPDDFAYIPFHTPFPGMVRKAGLLGYRHMIRDTPVEEELAEDIGLQPREDDFEDRETYEEAIREHMDDLKSTDAYREWYGEVIEPTLSISREVGNWYTGSVHIARASALKAAAEAGIDLAGKDLLVGSYGSGAQAEIHAETVRDGWKDEIEQLNIDEQIDERYDLSFAEYEKVHDRHNHDKTIEIEDFTLPEEEFVFTGWGRMNERTYEYVE; the protein is encoded by the coding sequence ATGACAGCCGTCGGCATCGACGCCATCGAGATCTGGACGGGGAAGCTCACGCTCGACCTGCCGAACACGTTCGCGCCCCAGAAGGGCGAGGACCCCGAGAAGTACACCAAGGGACTCGGACTCAACGCGAGTTCGTTCCCGGACGCCCACGAGGACATCGTGACGATGGGCGCGAACGCCGCCAAGCGCCTGATGGAGCGCAAGGGGCTGACCCCCGACGACATCGGCCGCATCGACGTGGCGACCGAGTCGGCGTTCGACAACTCCAAGCCGGTCTCGACCTACATCGCGGGGTGTCTCGAACAGGTGTACGGCGAGGACTTCCACCACGCCAACAAGGGCGAGCGCAAGTTCGCCTGCATCGCGGGCACCCAGAGCTTGGACGACGCGTACAACTGGATCAAGGCCGGACGCAATCGGGGCCGCGCCGCGCTCGTGGTGGCGACCGACACCGCACTCTACGCTCGCGGGGACCCCGGCGAGGCCACGCAGGGCGCGGGCGCGGTCGCGATGCTCATCGACGAGGACCCGAGCCTCGTGGAGCTGTCGACCCACCAGGGCTACGGGAGCGCCGACGAGACCGACTTCCTCAAGCCGAACCAGCAGTTCCCGAGCGTCGACGGCAAGCGCTCGATGCAGGTGTATCTGGCCCGGATGCGCGAGGCGCTCGAAGATTACGAGTCGGTGGCGGGCGACTCCCACCCCGACGACTTCGCGTACATCCCGTTCCACACGCCGTTCCCCGGCATGGTCCGGAAGGCGGGCCTGCTCGGGTACCGTCACATGATCCGGGACACGCCCGTCGAGGAGGAGCTCGCCGAGGACATCGGCCTCCAGCCCCGCGAGGACGACTTCGAGGACCGCGAGACCTACGAGGAGGCCATCCGCGAGCACATGGACGACCTCAAGTCGACCGACGCCTACCGCGAGTGGTACGGCGAGGTCATCGAGCCGACCCTCTCGATCTCCCGGGAGGTCGGCAACTGGTACACCGGGTCGGTCCACATCGCGCGCGCCTCGGCGCTCAAGGCCGCGGCCGAGGCCGGAATCGACCTCGCCGGGAAGGACCTGCTGGTCGGCTCCTACGGCTCGGGCGCGCAGGCCGAAATCCACGCCGAGACCGTGCGTGACGGGTGGAAAGACGAGATCGAGCAACTCAACATCGACGAGCAGATAGACGAGCGCTACGACCTCTCCTTTGCGGAGTACGAGAAGGTCCACGACCGCCACAACCACGACAAGACCATCGAAATCGAGGACTTCACGCTTCCGGAAGAGGAGTTCGTCTTCACGGGGTGGGGGCGGATGAACGAGCGGACCTACGAGTACGTGGAGTAA
- a CDS encoding Ig-like domain-containing protein — MRFRTDDRAVTVQIGTVLLFGVLIVLLSTYQATVVPQQNEEVEFNHNQQVQGELQDLRDELLRTAATDSGGSASVALGTRYPERALFVNPAPPSGTLRTTPPSNATVGNATAVGETGDYWNGSDRNFSTRGVTYAPVYHEYRRAPTTVYENGALYNRFESANRTLAGQRLVRGNRISLVALNGSLAESGSATESVDVRPVSAATRTVTVENESADENVTVVVPTNRGAEEWTDLLAEELDEDEDDPERRVTAVEDATTTDGANAVRLVLEPGTYELELAKVGVGSDVSGVDAHYVTTVRGDSETVRAGGEQRVVVEVRDRYNNPVSGARVNVSDPDDPVTPERTETDAEGRATFVYRAPDDPGPKTVAFNISDDPEPREEATVDLFVDGDDGDGDDGADRTYDVEWTDAVGDGLDCDDGHDRCTLDADEGTTVDLTANVTEDGDPVSNSTVDYALNRSDFGDLSPTEGVTDAGENGTTLDVPAENGTVKAYAASGDDVDPITIHVERSGGGPSEQGLRPVESAGVTSGTQLTFTVENTGSESVTVTDFAVDAGGVDASRLNNGDSDELGILRATQPGFANRDGPGNSPTSRFDADGTTYALAAEGSEAVLEPSDDDVTVDFRGFDADLGDLEFADSAADADVTVTLTLDDGTERAIHFRQS; from the coding sequence GTGCGATTTCGAACGGACGACCGTGCGGTGACGGTCCAGATCGGGACGGTGTTGCTGTTCGGCGTGCTCATCGTCCTGCTCTCGACCTATCAGGCCACGGTCGTCCCCCAACAGAACGAGGAGGTGGAGTTCAACCACAACCAGCAGGTCCAGGGCGAACTCCAGGACCTCCGGGACGAACTCCTCCGGACCGCGGCCACCGACAGCGGCGGGAGCGCCTCGGTCGCGCTGGGCACCCGCTACCCCGAGCGCGCGCTGTTCGTCAACCCCGCGCCGCCCTCGGGGACGCTCCGGACCACGCCGCCGTCGAACGCCACCGTCGGGAACGCCACCGCGGTCGGCGAGACCGGCGACTACTGGAACGGGAGCGACCGGAACTTCTCGACGCGCGGGGTGACCTACGCCCCGGTCTACCACGAGTACCGGCGCGCGCCGACCACGGTCTACGAGAACGGCGCCCTCTACAACCGATTCGAGAGCGCGAACCGAACGCTCGCGGGCCAGAGACTCGTCCGTGGTAACCGAATCTCGCTCGTGGCGCTCAACGGCAGCCTCGCCGAGTCGGGCAGCGCGACCGAGAGCGTGGACGTGCGGCCGGTCAGCGCGGCCACCCGGACCGTGACCGTCGAAAACGAGAGCGCCGACGAGAACGTCACCGTGGTCGTGCCGACGAACCGCGGCGCCGAGGAGTGGACCGACCTGCTGGCCGAGGAACTCGACGAGGACGAGGACGACCCCGAGCGCCGCGTCACGGCGGTCGAGGACGCGACGACCACCGACGGCGCGAACGCGGTCCGACTCGTGCTGGAACCGGGCACCTACGAACTCGAACTCGCGAAGGTCGGTGTGGGTTCGGACGTCTCGGGCGTCGACGCCCACTACGTCACCACCGTCCGGGGCGACAGCGAGACGGTTCGAGCCGGGGGCGAACAGCGGGTCGTGGTGGAGGTCCGCGACAGGTACAACAACCCCGTCTCGGGCGCGCGCGTGAACGTGAGCGACCCCGACGACCCGGTGACGCCCGAGCGGACCGAGACCGACGCCGAGGGCCGCGCGACGTTCGTCTATCGCGCTCCGGACGACCCCGGACCGAAGACGGTCGCGTTCAACATCAGCGACGACCCCGAACCCCGCGAGGAGGCGACCGTCGACCTGTTCGTCGACGGGGACGATGGGGACGGCGACGACGGAGCGGACCGGACCTACGACGTGGAGTGGACCGACGCTGTCGGCGACGGACTCGACTGCGACGACGGGCACGACCGGTGTACGCTCGACGCCGACGAGGGGACGACGGTGGACCTCACGGCGAACGTGACCGAGGACGGCGACCCGGTCTCGAATTCGACCGTCGATTACGCGCTGAACCGTAGCGACTTCGGCGACCTCTCGCCGACCGAGGGAGTCACCGACGCGGGCGAAAACGGGACCACCCTCGACGTGCCTGCCGAGAACGGAACGGTGAAGGCGTACGCCGCCAGCGGCGACGACGTCGACCCCATCACGATTCACGTCGAGCGGTCGGGCGGCGGCCCCTCCGAGCAGGGCCTCAGACCGGTCGAATCGGCGGGCGTGACCAGCGGAACGCAACTGACGTTCACGGTCGAGAACACCGGGAGCGAGTCGGTGACCGTGACCGACTTCGCGGTCGACGCCGGAGGCGTCGACGCGAGTCGGCTGAACAACGGCGACAGCGACGAACTGGGCATCCTCCGGGCGACCCAGCCCGGCTTCGCGAACCGCGACGGGCCGGGCAACAGCCCGACGTCGCGGTTCGACGCCGACGGCACGACGTACGCGCTCGCGGCGGAGGGCTCGGAGGCGGTGCTCGAACCGAGCGACGACGACGTGACCGTCGACTTCCGCGGGTTCGACGCCGACCTCGGCGACCTCGAATTCGCGGATTCGGCGGCCGACGCCGACGTGACGGTCACGCTCACGCTCGACGACGGCACCGAGCGGGCGATCCACTTCCGCCAGTCGTGA
- a CDS encoding MFS transporter, which produces MIAAKRLVWRNRDFRRFLAGQFTTNAGDSLYTVAVLWLAFELSGSTLVTGALNAILLLPWLLQVVAGPLVDRLPLGPVLVGSQVVQGVVVLVLPLAAATGHLSVGVLFVVAPVLMLATLVMAPMETALLPRIVDDERLPEANSALATVTLGLDMVFDAVGGGFIAVFGATTLFLADTVTFAVAALLFAGISLGPSQRPEATEATDDSEPTLGSVLGSYRADLRAGVEVLRGSLFVELILTTAVANFTTGVALAILPAFGDAIGGPAVYGLLLGALGIGRLVGSVVGPYAEGVPYGTVLVSHGIGAGCWVAAVFAPSPSLTVVLFGLAWVPIGVSGVLTSTLNQRVFPTHLLGRVSATKGTASGATLPLGSLVGGLVAEALGTTTTMALAAGGFGFTAVYVLLRPRLRRLPAVEVAEPEDFDLQTETERPEE; this is translated from the coding sequence ATGATCGCCGCCAAGCGATTGGTGTGGCGGAACCGTGACTTCCGGCGCTTCTTGGCGGGCCAGTTCACGACGAACGCGGGGGACAGCCTCTATACGGTCGCCGTGCTCTGGCTCGCGTTCGAACTCAGCGGTTCGACCCTCGTCACCGGCGCGCTGAACGCGATACTCCTGCTCCCGTGGCTACTACAGGTCGTCGCCGGGCCGCTCGTCGACCGTCTGCCGCTCGGGCCCGTCCTCGTCGGGTCACAGGTGGTCCAGGGCGTCGTCGTGCTCGTCCTGCCGCTCGCAGCGGCGACCGGCCACCTGAGCGTCGGCGTCCTGTTCGTCGTCGCCCCGGTCCTGATGCTCGCGACGCTGGTGATGGCACCGATGGAGACCGCGCTACTCCCTCGAATCGTCGACGACGAGCGACTCCCCGAGGCCAACTCCGCGCTGGCGACGGTGACCCTCGGACTCGACATGGTGTTCGATGCGGTCGGGGGCGGTTTCATCGCCGTCTTCGGAGCGACGACGCTGTTCCTCGCGGACACGGTCACCTTCGCCGTCGCCGCGTTGCTGTTCGCGGGTATCTCGCTGGGGCCCTCTCAACGTCCGGAAGCGACCGAAGCGACCGACGACTCCGAACCGACCCTCGGGTCGGTTCTCGGGTCGTACCGAGCCGACCTCCGGGCCGGTGTGGAGGTCCTCCGCGGGAGCCTCTTCGTCGAACTGATACTGACGACCGCGGTGGCGAACTTCACGACCGGGGTCGCGCTCGCGATCCTCCCAGCGTTCGGCGACGCCATCGGCGGGCCTGCGGTCTACGGCCTGCTGTTGGGAGCTCTCGGCATCGGCCGACTCGTCGGGTCCGTCGTGGGTCCGTACGCGGAGGGTGTCCCCTACGGGACGGTGCTGGTCTCCCACGGAATCGGCGCGGGCTGCTGGGTCGCGGCGGTGTTCGCGCCCTCGCCGTCGCTCACGGTCGTGCTGTTCGGCCTCGCGTGGGTGCCCATCGGCGTCTCTGGGGTGCTCACGTCGACGCTGAACCAGCGAGTGTTCCCGACCCACCTGCTCGGCCGGGTCTCGGCGACGAAGGGCACCGCCTCGGGGGCGACGCTCCCGCTGGGTTCGCTCGTCGGCGGTCTCGTCGCCGAGGCGCTGGGAACGACGACGACGATGGCGCTGGCCGCTGGCGGTTTCGGCTTCACGGCCGTCTACGTCCTCCTGCGCCCGCGACTACGACGACTCCCGGCGGTCGAGGTCGCAGAGCCGGAGGACTTCGACCTGCAGACCGAGACCGAGCGACCCGAAGAATAG
- a CDS encoding DUF2150 family protein produces the protein MSAPPEEFYSDERWQNWLDRIREEEIDPEDEDSARLLLNLQDDVAIAVAKIVTAYDDGGIDDEEALEELADIREVVLDEVAFENDEKAMLIDGVQTSLVCVFYAAEQYVADGPAEDGSVEEYVLEAGKAEEAEDIDSALGLVAAGGTRIIDGEELDMTVTEELEYGLVTEWVNGLDSLQSAMSDPEVVEEEDDE, from the coding sequence ATGAGCGCACCTCCCGAGGAGTTCTACTCCGACGAACGCTGGCAGAACTGGTTGGACCGCATCAGAGAAGAGGAGATCGACCCCGAGGACGAGGACTCCGCGCGCCTGCTCCTCAACCTCCAGGACGACGTGGCCATCGCGGTCGCCAAGATAGTGACCGCGTACGACGACGGGGGAATCGACGACGAGGAGGCCCTCGAAGAGCTGGCCGACATCCGCGAGGTCGTCCTCGACGAGGTCGCGTTCGAGAACGACGAGAAGGCGATGCTCATCGACGGCGTCCAGACCAGTCTGGTCTGCGTCTTCTACGCCGCCGAGCAGTACGTCGCCGACGGTCCGGCCGAGGACGGGAGCGTCGAGGAGTACGTCCTCGAAGCCGGGAAGGCCGAGGAGGCCGAGGACATCGACTCGGCGCTCGGCCTCGTGGCGGCCGGGGGGACGCGCATCATCGACGGCGAGGAACTCGACATGACGGTGACCGAGGAACTGGAGTACGGACTCGTGACCGAGTGGGTCAACGGCCTCGACAGCCTCCAGAGCGCGATGAGCGACCCCGAAGTGGTCGAAGAGGAAGACGACGAGTAG
- a CDS encoding TatD family hydrolase translates to MSDDLGTPVLDDHLHLDPDHGRGIEAVKDFARSGGTHLLVVNKPSWLLGVEPETGEGFRPVFETTVDGLSRANKILDGRAWPVLGVHPGLASKLVDDRGFAPEEARDLMRAGLDLAAEYVAEGRALALKTGRPHYEVADAVWEASNAVLRHGLELAAEHDCAVQLHTEASEDLTEIAEWAEAVGLAPEKVVKHYAGGRLAGPTPSVMSEKDRLELAADRGEPFLMETDFVDDPDRPGAVMGPKTVPRRVRWLLEEGRDDAVRNAHVETPKLVYGVDTEATLDR, encoded by the coding sequence ATGAGCGACGACCTCGGAACCCCGGTGCTCGACGACCACCTCCACCTCGACCCCGACCACGGGCGGGGCATCGAGGCCGTGAAGGACTTCGCGCGCAGCGGCGGTACCCACCTGCTGGTGGTCAACAAGCCCTCGTGGCTCCTCGGCGTCGAACCCGAGACCGGCGAAGGGTTCCGGCCGGTCTTCGAGACCACCGTCGACGGGCTCTCGCGTGCGAACAAAATACTAGATGGTCGAGCGTGGCCCGTGCTGGGCGTCCATCCGGGGCTCGCCTCGAAGCTGGTCGACGACCGCGGCTTCGCGCCCGAGGAGGCCCGCGACCTGATGCGGGCGGGACTCGACCTCGCGGCCGAGTACGTCGCGGAGGGCCGGGCGCTCGCGCTCAAGACCGGCCGCCCGCACTACGAGGTCGCCGACGCGGTGTGGGAGGCGTCGAACGCGGTCCTGCGCCACGGGCTCGAACTCGCCGCGGAGCACGACTGCGCGGTCCAGCTCCACACCGAGGCCAGCGAGGACCTGACCGAGATCGCCGAGTGGGCCGAGGCGGTCGGACTCGCGCCCGAGAAGGTGGTCAAACACTACGCGGGCGGCCGACTCGCGGGCCCGACCCCGAGCGTGATGAGCGAGAAAGACCGCCTCGAACTGGCGGCCGACCGAGGCGAGCCCTTCCTGATGGAGACCGACTTCGTGGACGACCCCGACCGGCCCGGCGCGGTGATGGGACCCAAGACGGTCCCCCGGCGGGTCCGGTGGTTGCTGGAGGAGGGCCGCGACGACGCGGTCCGAAACGCCCACGTAGAGACCCCGAAACTGGTGTACGGCGTCGATACCGAGGCGACGCTCGACCGATAG
- a CDS encoding methyltransferase domain-containing protein: MPDPFGRAIRDHHLGDRDEPLVDRDGDETRDHAIERWYFGEFDGDDWLESYLDGPLLDMGAGVGRDALYFQELFETVAIEVSDHLVTTMRERGVEDARRADMFALPESFERDRFRSAYARGTQVQLAGSMAGVREFLSDLARVTTPDATAVFDGYAPELDATEEVFAYREDPAPGLAWRVYHEVYEGEVGETLVFRLFSGDRLREATVGTPWEVVEVRYPGSDEPTQWVAALEKA; the protein is encoded by the coding sequence ATGCCCGACCCATTCGGTCGCGCCATCCGCGACCACCACCTCGGCGACCGCGACGAACCGCTCGTCGACCGCGACGGCGACGAGACCCGCGACCACGCCATCGAGCGGTGGTACTTCGGCGAGTTCGACGGCGACGACTGGCTCGAATCGTATCTGGACGGCCCCCTGCTCGACATGGGCGCTGGCGTGGGCAGGGACGCGCTGTACTTCCAAGAACTGTTCGAGACCGTCGCCATCGAGGTCAGCGACCACCTCGTGACCACCATGCGCGAGCGCGGGGTCGAGGACGCCCGTCGGGCCGACATGTTCGCGCTCCCCGAGTCCTTCGAGCGCGACCGCTTCCGGTCGGCGTACGCGAGGGGCACGCAGGTCCAGCTGGCGGGGTCGATGGCGGGCGTCCGAGAGTTCCTGAGCGACCTCGCGCGCGTGACGACGCCCGACGCGACCGCGGTGTTCGACGGCTACGCGCCCGAACTCGACGCGACGGAGGAGGTGTTCGCCTACCGCGAGGACCCCGCGCCGGGGCTGGCGTGGCGGGTGTACCACGAGGTCTACGAGGGCGAGGTGGGCGAGACCCTCGTCTTCCGGCTGTTCAGCGGCGACCGACTCCGGGAGGCGACGGTCGGCACGCCGTGGGAAGTCGTCGAGGTTCGGTATCCGGGGTCCGACGAACCGACCCAGTGGGTCGCGGCGCTGGAGAAGGCGTGA
- a CDS encoding type II toxin-antitoxin system VapC family toxin: protein MPDLLLYELSNALRNKPRFDANDVREAIESVLAMNFEIVTPAPELLADAIDLAHETELTVYDATYVALAEALDARVVTADEEIGTFEHAVGLSEF, encoded by the coding sequence GTGCCGGACCTCCTGCTCTACGAACTCTCGAACGCGCTCCGCAACAAACCGCGTTTCGACGCGAATGACGTACGGGAGGCAATCGAGAGCGTCCTCGCTATGAACTTCGAAATCGTCACTCCGGCACCGGAACTGCTCGCCGACGCGATAGACCTCGCTCACGAGACCGAACTCACGGTGTACGACGCGACGTACGTGGCGTTAGCAGAAGCGCTCGACGCTCGGGTCGTGACTGCCGACGAGGAAATCGGAACGTTCGAACACGCCGTCGGTCTGTCGGAGTTTTAG